From the genome of Leptolyngbya sp. 'hensonii':
CGGTTCATCCGGCCTGTTTGTTCCGGGGAGAGGTAGGCCAGTGTTCCCTCCAGTTCCTCTGGGGGTTTCAGAGCCTGGGTTTCCTGGGGGAGGAGAGAGGCCAACCCAAAGTCTGTCAGGGTGATCTGTCCGGTTTCGGGTTGAATCAGGATATTCGCAGGCTTAATATCTTTATGAATAATTCTTTGCTGGCGTAGCTCCTGGAGGATCTCTGCCAATTGCAGGGCAATGCCAAGGAACTCCTCCAGGGTCAGAGGGTGCTCCTGCACATAGTCTCGCAGGGAGAGATCGCCATGATCCGGCATAACCAATACCAATCGGTGACCCCAGGGTTCTAAGCCCAGAGGACGAACCACTCCGGACAGATGCAACCTCCGAGTCAGGGTGTAATGATTCCGCAGGCGCAACATATCACTGACGCTGGGGTGTTCCTGCTTTAAGAGCTTTAACACCACAGGTTGCCGATCGAACTCTCCCATGCCCCGATAGACCAGGGTTCTGTTACCCTCATAGAGGAGATGAATCAGGCGATAGGAAGCAATCTGAGGCAATGGGAGAGTCATGCCGTAAGCGCTATGAGGGTTAGAGTGAAGGGGATTCTGTTCTGAATCTTGAGTGAGATCCATTAGGTCAAATATTCCCTTGGAAGGTATCTTTTATCGCTATCTTTCTTTTATCGCTATCTTTATTGTGACCGATGAGCCGTAATGAGCATCCCCACTCTAAGGAGTTCCATCTATGAAGGCCATCCAACAGCACGGGTTGACTTCCCTGCTCCTGGTCTGTTTGCAGATCCTGCTGTGGTGGGGGATGTGCTGCAGCCCTGTCCTGGCCGTCCGCATTCCTGTCACGACGATCGAGGATGGCGGTCCTGGTTCCCTGCGGGCTGCGATCGAACAGTCCAATGCCAGTTCCGAAGATGACACGATTGACCTGACTGGGGTGAACGGTACGATCCGGCTGCACAGCCCTCTGCCCCGGTTACAGGGACCGCTAACCCTTCTGGGGAATGGGGATGACACCCTGAGTGGGGACGACCACTATCGGGTGCTGTGGGTCGATCGGGGGCCGGTATCCTTGAGCCATCTCACGATCGCGGATGGGCTGGCTAAGGGAGAGGATGGGTATGGCGGAGCTGGCGCGGCTGCAGGCATGGGCGGGGGTCTGTTCATCCAGGAGGGGCCAGTCATCCTGA
Proteins encoded in this window:
- a CDS encoding serine/threonine-protein kinase; this encodes MTLPLPQIASYRLIHLLYEGNRTLVYRGMGEFDRQPVVLKLLKQEHPSVSDMLRLRNHYTLTRRLHLSGVVRPLGLEPWGHRLVLVMPDHGDLSLRDYVQEHPLTLEEFLGIALQLAEILQELRQQRIIHKDIKPANILIQPETGQITLTDFGLASLLPQETQALKPPEELEGTLAYLSPEQTGRMNRGIDYRTDFYSLGVTFYELLTGQLPFPSQDPLDLVYCHLAKEPVPPHELIRRLESAVKPAIPETLSRMVLKLMAKNAEDRYQSPLGLKADLELCLDQYRTIGTIAHFIPGQVDDMAQFNIPQKLYGRESQVKTLLAAFERISQGGVSSCWSGGLLASAKRP